One window from the genome of Gimesia aquarii encodes:
- a CDS encoding BLUF domain-containing protein, which translates to MKLYQLIYVSKSSYPMSKDDLQEILKTAQENNADQGISGLLVYDRGHFFQVLEGGYNDVETLFTQIQKDKRHSRVNRIVSSHIPERYFSEWGMGFYNLDEMAELDFFKLRKFMKSLHEVTSVEQKSKLAKYALQIFVDLKQNPVSAV; encoded by the coding sequence ATGAAGCTCTACCAACTGATTTATGTCAGCAAAAGTAGCTACCCGATGTCAAAAGATGACCTGCAGGAAATTTTAAAAACAGCGCAAGAAAACAACGCTGATCAAGGCATTTCTGGATTGCTGGTTTATGACCGTGGTCATTTCTTCCAGGTTCTGGAGGGGGGATATAATGATGTCGAGACGTTGTTTACCCAAATTCAAAAAGACAAACGGCACAGTCGAGTCAATCGGATCGTATCGAGTCATATTCCGGAGCGATATTTTTCAGAATGGGGTATGGGGTTTTATAATCTGGATGAAATGGCCGAACTCGATTTTTTTAAGCTGAGAAAATTTATGAAGTCACTTCATGAAGTCACTTCGGTTGAACAAAAGAGTAAATTAGCAAAATATGCATTGCAAATCTTTGTTGATCTGAAACAAAATCCGGTATCGGCTGTTTAA